One stretch of Littorina saxatilis isolate snail1 unplaced genomic scaffold, US_GU_Lsax_2.0 scaffold_589, whole genome shotgun sequence DNA includes these proteins:
- the LOC138956229 gene encoding keratin-associated protein 4-5-like: MLTVKMLKLLETGTCRDLHLQDGDKHGQTSQRPPDTLRLCSYHSSQLRPYTCQISQLRPDTCQISQLRPDTCQINQRRPYTCHISPDTCHISQLRPDTCQINQRRPYTCQISQQRPDTSQISQLRPYTCHISQLRPHTCQISHLRAFTCQISHRRLNSCQTIQQRGNSRLGTTCEPTC; the protein is encoded by the exons ATGCTGACTGTGAAAATGCTGAAATTGCTGGAGACTGGAACGTGTCGCGACTTGCACCTCCAAGACGGAGACAAGCACGGGCAGACCAGCCAACGGCCCCCGGACACGCTTCGCCTGTGCAGCTACCACAGCAGCCAGCTGCGCCCGTACACCTGCCAGATCAGCCAGCTACGCCCGGACACCTGCCAAATCAGCCAGCTACGCCCGGACACCTGCCAGATCAACCAGCGACGCCCGTACACCTGCCACATCAGCCCGGACACCTGCCACATCAGCCAGCTACGCCCGGACACCTGCCAGATCAACCAGCGACGCCCGTACACCTGCCAGATCAGCCAACAACGCCCAGACACCAGCCAGATCAGCCAGCTACGCCCGTACACCTGCCACATCAGCCAGCTACGCCCGCACACCTGCCAGATAAGCCATCTACGCGCGTTCACCTGCCAGATCAGCCATCGACGCCTCAACAGCTGCCAGACCATCCAGCAAAGAG GGAACTCAAGATTGGGGACTACGTGTGAGCCTACCTGTTGA